One Pedococcus aerophilus DNA window includes the following coding sequences:
- a CDS encoding ABC transporter, whose product MTTLRDQVADATLPLDIPGVATGRATRDSLLKQLDDYVIPRLRSLDAPLLAVVGGSTGAGKSTLVNSIVDSQVSRSGVLRPTTTTPVLVHHPKDERWFLDDRILPGLSRVTGAASEGDGDGSLRLVASSSLPPGMALLDAPDIDSVVSANRALAGQLLAAADLWLFVTTAARYADAVPWDLLRQASERGTAVAIVLDRVPPEAMADIRSHLASMLRDQGLSTAPIFGIPEATLTSEGRLPEADVARLRSWLSALASDARARAVIVKQTLDGALGSLEERTVSLVGSSRQQVTAVTALHATAEQSYREALTNVEQGMTDGTLLRGEVLARWQEYVGTGEFFRQVESTISKVRDRITAAIKGTPPPAGDLGEALQSGVAALIESQGQGAAATVVRQWRQLPGGDPVLADHPGMAKASPEFSGAVERLVRDWQGELLDMVRSEGKDRRTTARIAAYGLNGIGVILMLVVFAHTGGLLAGAEVGIAGGTAVLAQKVLEAIFGDQAVREMAIRARKRLLERVSELYAAEQARYDGVLDGVDIREDRAERLADAAAAVKAVR is encoded by the coding sequence GTGACGACCCTTCGAGACCAGGTGGCAGACGCGACGCTGCCGCTCGACATCCCCGGCGTGGCCACCGGCCGTGCGACGCGGGACTCCCTGCTCAAGCAGCTCGACGACTACGTCATCCCGCGGCTGCGCTCCCTCGACGCGCCGCTGCTCGCCGTGGTCGGAGGCTCGACGGGGGCCGGCAAGTCCACGCTGGTCAACTCGATCGTCGACTCCCAGGTCAGCCGTTCCGGCGTCCTCCGGCCGACGACCACCACCCCGGTCCTGGTCCACCACCCCAAGGACGAGCGGTGGTTCCTCGACGACCGGATCCTCCCCGGACTGAGCCGGGTCACCGGTGCAGCCAGCGAGGGCGACGGCGACGGCTCCCTGCGCCTGGTCGCCTCGAGCTCGCTGCCCCCGGGCATGGCACTGCTCGACGCCCCCGACATCGACTCCGTCGTCAGTGCCAACCGGGCGCTCGCGGGACAGCTGCTCGCCGCCGCCGACCTGTGGCTGTTCGTCACCACAGCCGCGCGGTACGCCGACGCCGTCCCGTGGGACCTGCTGCGCCAGGCGTCCGAACGCGGCACCGCCGTCGCCATCGTCCTCGACCGGGTGCCGCCCGAGGCGATGGCCGACATCCGCAGCCACCTGGCCTCGATGCTGCGGGACCAGGGGCTGTCCACCGCCCCGATCTTCGGGATCCCCGAGGCCACCCTCACCTCCGAGGGCCGGCTGCCCGAGGCCGACGTCGCCCGGCTCCGGTCCTGGCTGTCCGCGCTCGCGAGCGACGCCCGGGCCCGCGCCGTCATCGTCAAGCAGACCCTCGACGGCGCCCTCGGGTCGCTCGAGGAGCGCACCGTCTCCCTCGTGGGCTCCTCCCGCCAGCAGGTCACCGCGGTGACGGCCCTGCACGCCACGGCAGAGCAGTCCTACCGCGAGGCGTTGACGAACGTCGAGCAGGGCATGACCGACGGCACCCTCCTGCGCGGCGAGGTGCTGGCCCGCTGGCAGGAGTACGTCGGCACGGGCGAGTTCTTCCGCCAGGTCGAGTCGACGATCTCCAAGGTCCGCGACCGCATCACCGCTGCCATCAAGGGCACCCCGCCGCCGGCCGGCGACCTCGGCGAGGCGCTCCAGTCCGGCGTCGCCGCGCTGATCGAGTCGCAGGGCCAGGGTGCCGCTGCGACCGTCGTCCGCCAGTGGCGCCAGCTCCCCGGTGGCGACCCCGTCCTCGCCGACCACCCGGGCATGGCCAAGGCCTCCCCGGAGTTCTCCGGCGCCGTCGAACGCCTCGTGCGCGACTGGCAGGGCGAGCTGCTCGACATGGTGCGCAGCGAGGGCAAGGACCGGCGCACCACCGCCCGCATCGCGGCATACGGACTCAACGGCATCGGGGTGATCCTCATGCTCGTGGTCTTCGCGCACACCGGCGGCCTGCTGGCCGGCGCCGAGGTCGGCATCGCCGGCGGCACCGCGGTGCTCGCCCAGAAGGTGCTCGAGGCGATCTTCGGCGACCAGGCGGTGCGTGAGATGGCGATCCGCGCGCGCAAGCGCCTGCTCGAGCGGGTGAGTGAGCTGTATGCAGCCGAGCAGGCCCGCTACGACGGGGTCCTGGACGGCGTGGACATCAGGGAAGACCGGGCCGAGCGCCTGGCGGATGCCGCAGCAGCGGTGAAGGCGGTTCGATGA
- a CDS encoding dynamin family protein: MSPLIMGRSKVKGMSAEELVARSGALGEALEAGGTQLDPARVRDAGAVIDKVTARTAVSGDHTVVALAGATGSGKSSLFNALVGETVATVGARRPTTSRPIAAVWGEDDATELLDWLQVAQRHHVGSAANAAGTVGDSTGSAGSGPAWNLDGLVLLDLPDFDSRVEAHRLESERVLELVDVFVWVTDPQKYADARLHDDFLKVLANHDAVTVVVLNQADRLTAESVRQIRGDLARLTAEDGIAGVQVLATSATTRSGLDELGLRLGTAVAARNAAQARLAADIRATAGRLRADVADTETTLSEKVDTDLVEALSRAAGIPTVVAAVERDYRNQAWSRTGWPFTRWVRALRPDPMKRLRLNTTDSVEQKLAVTAGDVRSVLGRSSLPPPTPAARAAVDLATRGVGDRAAEGLPHRWAEAVSDAATPPGPELADALDQAVVGTSLRMRAPLWWRVFGIAQLLLSLVAVLGLVWLVVLVVLGWLALPDISTPTLGPVPYPLLMFAGGLLLGLALAALARWLARIGARRRGRVIRGRLTAAVAEVAAERIVGPVRAVLARHRRTREGLDRAAA, from the coding sequence ATGAGCCCGTTGATCATGGGCCGGAGCAAGGTCAAGGGCATGAGCGCGGAGGAGCTGGTCGCACGGTCCGGCGCCCTCGGTGAGGCCCTCGAGGCCGGTGGGACCCAGCTCGACCCCGCCAGGGTGCGCGACGCCGGGGCCGTGATCGACAAGGTCACCGCCCGCACCGCCGTCTCCGGCGACCACACCGTCGTCGCGCTCGCAGGGGCGACGGGCTCCGGCAAGTCCAGCCTCTTCAACGCCCTCGTCGGCGAGACCGTCGCCACCGTCGGTGCCCGCCGGCCCACCACCTCGCGACCCATCGCCGCGGTGTGGGGCGAGGACGACGCCACCGAGCTGCTCGACTGGCTCCAGGTCGCCCAGCGCCACCACGTCGGGTCGGCCGCGAATGCGGCTGGCACCGTCGGTGACTCGACCGGGTCCGCGGGGTCCGGACCCGCGTGGAACCTCGACGGGCTGGTCCTGCTGGACCTCCCCGACTTCGACTCGCGCGTCGAGGCGCACCGGCTGGAGTCCGAGCGGGTGCTGGAGCTGGTCGACGTGTTCGTCTGGGTGACCGACCCCCAGAAGTACGCCGACGCCCGCCTGCACGACGACTTCCTCAAGGTGCTGGCGAACCACGACGCGGTCACCGTGGTCGTGCTCAACCAGGCCGACCGGCTGACGGCCGAGTCGGTCAGGCAGATCCGCGGGGACCTCGCCCGGCTCACGGCCGAGGACGGCATCGCCGGCGTGCAGGTGCTCGCGACGTCGGCGACGACCCGCTCCGGCCTCGACGAGCTCGGCCTTCGCCTCGGCACCGCGGTGGCCGCCCGCAACGCCGCGCAGGCCCGTCTGGCCGCTGACATCCGCGCCACCGCCGGCCGCCTCCGCGCCGACGTCGCCGACACCGAGACGACCTTGTCCGAGAAGGTCGACACCGACCTGGTCGAGGCGCTGTCCCGCGCCGCCGGCATCCCCACGGTGGTCGCCGCAGTCGAGCGCGACTACCGCAACCAGGCGTGGAGCCGCACCGGGTGGCCGTTCACCCGCTGGGTCCGTGCCCTGCGCCCGGACCCGATGAAGCGGCTGCGCCTCAACACCACCGACTCCGTGGAGCAGAAGCTCGCCGTCACCGCGGGCGACGTCCGCTCGGTCCTCGGCCGCTCGTCCCTGCCGCCGCCCACCCCGGCCGCCCGCGCTGCGGTCGACCTCGCGACGCGAGGCGTGGGAGACCGTGCCGCCGAGGGGCTGCCGCACCGCTGGGCCGAGGCCGTCTCCGACGCAGCGACCCCGCCCGGGCCCGAGCTCGCCGACGCCCTCGACCAGGCCGTGGTCGGCACGTCCTTGCGGATGCGGGCCCCGCTGTGGTGGCGCGTCTTCGGCATCGCCCAGCTCCTGCTGTCACTGGTCGCCGTCCTCGGGCTCGTGTGGCTCGTGGTGCTGGTCGTCCTGGGCTGGTTGGCGCTCCCCGACATCAGCACGCCGACCCTCGGGCCGGTGCCCTATCCGCTGCTGATGTTCGCCGGAGGTCTGCTCCTGGGTCTCGCGCTGGCTGCGCTGGCCCGGTGGCTGGCCCGCATCGGTGCGCGCCGCCGGGGCCGGGTCATCCGCGGCCGGCTCACCGCGGCGGTGGCCGAGGTTGCCGCCGAGCGGATCGTCGGCCCGGTGCGTGCCGTGCTGGCCCGCCACCGCCGGACCCGTGAGGGACTCGACCGCGCGGCTGCCTGA
- a CDS encoding single-stranded DNA-binding protein codes for MNEIYTTVQGRLVANPESRTTRGGVPFTAFRLASTVRRPNPQTREYEDGPTNFFNVTAFRTLGANVGNSLKKGDPVVVYGRMRVNQWMRNDNIPATSVEIDAYTVGHDLTWGTTELVKVSRAQMDQTDRLSDESIQAVHAELEAGGGLDADTDEFEVVPQPTGLVVQDDTDRELTAV; via the coding sequence ATGAACGAGATCTACACGACGGTCCAGGGACGACTCGTGGCCAACCCGGAGTCGAGGACGACGCGCGGGGGAGTGCCCTTCACGGCCTTCCGGCTGGCGTCGACCGTGCGCCGGCCCAACCCGCAGACCCGGGAGTACGAGGACGGTCCGACCAACTTCTTCAACGTCACGGCGTTCCGGACCCTCGGGGCCAACGTCGGCAACTCGCTGAAGAAGGGTGACCCGGTCGTCGTCTACGGGCGGATGCGGGTCAACCAGTGGATGCGCAACGACAACATCCCCGCCACCTCGGTGGAGATCGACGCCTACACGGTCGGGCACGACCTGACGTGGGGGACGACCGAGCTGGTCAAGGTGAGCCGGGCCCAGATGGACCAGACCGACCGGCTCTCCGACGAGTCGATCCAGGCCGTCCACGCCGAGCTCGAGGCCGGTGGGGGGCTGGACGCCGACACCGACGAGTTCGAGGTCGTGCCCCAGCCGACCGGCCTGGTGGTGCAGGACGACACCGACCGGGAGCTGACCGCGGTCTGA
- the ettA gene encoding energy-dependent translational throttle protein EttA produces MPEFIYVMSKARKAHGDKVILDDVTISFYPGAKIGVVGPNGAGKSSVLKIMAGLDQPSNGEARLTPGYSVGILMQEPELNESKTVLGNVEEGAGEIKAKLDRYNAISAEMAEPDADFDALMEEMGKLQEAIDAADAWDLDSQLEQAMDALRCPPPDADVTVLSGGERRRVALCKLLLQKPDLLLLDEPTNHLDAESVLWLEQHLAAYHGAVVAVTHDRYFMDNVAQWILELDRGRAYPYEGNYSTYLEKKQARLEVQGKKDAKLAKRLATELEWVRSNAKARQVKSKARLARYEEMAAEADRTRKLDFDEIQIPPGPRLGSTVIEVNKLKKGFGDRVLIEDLSFTLPRNGIVGVIGPNGVGKTTLFKTIVGLEEADGGSVKVGETVKMSYVDQSRSGLDPKKNLWETVSDGLDHIQVGQVEIPSRAYVSQFGFKGPDQQKMTGVLSGGERNRLNLALTLKQGGNLLLLDEPTNDLDVETLGSLENALLDFPGCAVVISHDRWFLDRVATHILAYEGTEENPSKWYWFEGNFESYEANKVERLGADAARPHRVTYRKLTRD; encoded by the coding sequence ATGCCCGAGTTCATCTACGTCATGTCGAAGGCCCGCAAGGCCCACGGCGACAAGGTCATCCTCGATGACGTCACCATCTCCTTCTATCCCGGGGCCAAGATCGGCGTGGTCGGACCCAACGGCGCCGGCAAGTCCTCGGTCCTCAAGATCATGGCCGGCCTCGACCAGCCCTCCAACGGAGAGGCCCGCCTGACGCCGGGGTACTCCGTCGGCATCCTCATGCAGGAGCCCGAGCTCAACGAGTCCAAGACGGTCCTCGGCAACGTCGAGGAGGGGGCGGGCGAGATCAAGGCCAAGCTCGACCGCTACAACGCGATCTCCGCCGAGATGGCCGAGCCCGACGCTGACTTCGACGCCCTGATGGAGGAGATGGGCAAGCTCCAGGAGGCCATCGACGCCGCCGACGCCTGGGACCTCGACTCCCAGCTCGAGCAGGCGATGGACGCCCTGCGGTGCCCGCCGCCGGACGCCGACGTCACCGTGCTCTCCGGCGGTGAGCGCCGCCGCGTCGCGCTGTGCAAGCTCCTCCTGCAGAAGCCCGACCTGCTGCTGCTCGACGAGCCCACCAACCACCTCGACGCCGAGTCGGTCCTGTGGCTCGAGCAGCACCTCGCGGCCTACCACGGCGCCGTCGTCGCGGTCACCCACGACCGGTACTTCATGGACAACGTCGCCCAGTGGATCCTCGAGCTCGACCGCGGCCGTGCCTACCCCTACGAGGGCAACTACTCGACGTACCTCGAGAAGAAGCAGGCGCGACTGGAGGTCCAGGGCAAGAAGGACGCCAAGCTGGCCAAGCGCCTCGCGACCGAGCTGGAGTGGGTCCGCTCCAACGCCAAGGCCCGCCAGGTGAAGTCCAAGGCGCGTCTGGCCCGCTACGAGGAGATGGCCGCCGAGGCCGACCGCACCCGCAAGCTTGACTTCGACGAGATCCAGATCCCTCCGGGCCCGCGCCTCGGCTCGACCGTCATCGAGGTCAACAAGCTCAAGAAGGGCTTCGGCGACCGCGTCCTCATCGAGGACCTGTCCTTCACCCTGCCGCGCAACGGCATCGTCGGCGTCATCGGCCCCAACGGCGTCGGCAAGACCACGCTCTTCAAGACCATCGTCGGTCTCGAGGAGGCCGACGGCGGTTCGGTCAAGGTCGGCGAGACCGTGAAGATGTCCTACGTCGACCAGAGCCGCTCCGGCCTGGACCCGAAGAAGAACCTCTGGGAGACCGTGTCCGACGGCCTGGACCACATCCAGGTCGGCCAGGTCGAGATCCCGTCCCGCGCATACGTGTCGCAGTTCGGGTTCAAGGGCCCGGACCAGCAGAAGATGACCGGCGTCCTGTCCGGTGGTGAGCGCAACCGCCTCAACCTCGCGCTCACCCTCAAGCAGGGCGGCAACCTGCTGCTCCTCGACGAGCCGACCAACGACCTCGACGTCGAGACGCTCGGGTCGCTGGAGAACGCGCTGCTCGACTTCCCTGGCTGCGCCGTGGTCATCAGCCACGACCGGTGGTTCCTCGACCGGGTGGCGACGCACATCCTCGCCTACGAGGGCACCGAGGAGAACCCGAGCAAGTGGTACTGGTTCGAGGGCAACTTCGAGTCCTACGAGGCCAACAAGGTCGAGCGCCTCGGCGCCGATGCCGCTCGTCCGCACCGGGTGACCTACCGCAAGCTCACCCGCGACTGA
- a CDS encoding LLM class F420-dependent oxidoreductase has protein sequence MRLGLQVSSFTWPDAPASIGPTFGRIAHNAEGAGLASLWVMDHFFQISMIGPPELDMVEAYTALAFAAGQTERIELGTLVTGVTYRHPGVLAKTVTSLDVLSGGRAWLGIGAAWNEEEHRGLGIPYPSTRERFERLEETLQICLQMWAGDDSPYAGRHYQLDRPLNVPQSLSRPHPPILIGGGGEKKTLRLVAQYADACNLFDNGLGPEGIPRKLEVLRGHCEDVGRDYAEIDKTVLARVVMSRDGSGTGPRGGPYASVDETVERFGRLAQAGVDTVLMGLADNTRDETYELVAEVVRQVEPLSAR, from the coding sequence ATGCGCCTCGGACTGCAGGTCTCCTCCTTCACCTGGCCGGACGCCCCGGCCTCCATCGGTCCCACGTTCGGCCGGATCGCCCACAACGCCGAGGGCGCAGGCCTGGCGAGCCTGTGGGTGATGGACCACTTCTTCCAGATCTCGATGATCGGCCCCCCTGAGCTCGACATGGTCGAGGCCTACACGGCGCTCGCCTTCGCCGCCGGCCAGACCGAGCGGATCGAGCTCGGCACGCTGGTCACCGGCGTCACCTACCGGCACCCCGGGGTCCTCGCCAAGACCGTGACCAGCCTCGACGTCCTCTCGGGCGGCCGGGCCTGGCTCGGCATCGGTGCCGCCTGGAACGAGGAGGAGCACCGCGGCCTGGGCATCCCCTACCCGTCCACCAGGGAGCGCTTCGAGCGCCTCGAGGAGACGCTCCAGATCTGCCTGCAGATGTGGGCGGGGGACGACAGCCCGTATGCCGGGCGGCACTACCAGCTCGACCGTCCCCTCAACGTCCCGCAGAGCCTGAGCCGCCCGCACCCGCCGATCCTCATCGGAGGCGGAGGCGAGAAGAAGACGCTGCGGTTGGTCGCGCAGTACGCCGACGCCTGCAACCTCTTCGACAACGGTCTCGGGCCGGAGGGGATCCCGCGCAAGCTCGAGGTCCTGCGGGGGCACTGCGAAGACGTCGGGCGCGACTACGCCGAGATCGACAAGACCGTCCTCGCGCGGGTCGTCATGAGCCGCGACGGGTCGGGCACCGGGCCCAGGGGTGGTCCGTACGCCTCTGTCGACGAGACGGTGGAACGCTTCGGCCGGCTGGCGCAGGCCGGTGTCGACACCGTGCTCATGGGTCTGGCGGACAACACTCGGGACGAGACGTACGAGCTCGTGGCCGAGGTGGTCCGACAGGTCGAGCCGCTCAGCGCCCGCTGA
- a CDS encoding response regulator transcription factor codes for MSETIRVVLVDDDALVRAGLGMILGGASDIEVVGEAADGVEALTTITTTQPDVVLMDLRMPRRDGLEATRLVMAGQASSGRLSPTRVIVLTTFDTDDMVVTALRAGASGFLLKDTPPERIVAAIRSVADGEPTLSPTVTAQLIASVTSTDGGRAEAARTQLDGLTDREREVAVAIGRGRSNAEIAAELYLGVPTVKTHVSRLLTKLGADNRVQIALIVHDAGLT; via the coding sequence ATGAGCGAGACCATCCGGGTCGTCCTGGTCGACGACGACGCGCTGGTCCGGGCCGGGCTCGGGATGATCCTCGGTGGTGCCTCCGACATCGAGGTGGTCGGGGAGGCCGCAGACGGTGTCGAGGCCCTGACGACCATCACGACGACCCAGCCGGACGTCGTCCTCATGGACCTGCGGATGCCACGGCGTGACGGCCTCGAGGCCACTCGGTTGGTGATGGCGGGTCAGGCCTCCTCGGGTCGGTTGTCCCCCACCCGGGTCATCGTCCTCACGACCTTCGACACCGACGACATGGTGGTGACGGCCCTGCGCGCAGGGGCGAGCGGGTTCCTGCTGAAGGACACCCCGCCGGAGCGGATCGTGGCGGCGATCCGCTCGGTCGCCGACGGTGAGCCGACGTTGTCGCCCACGGTGACGGCCCAGCTCATCGCCTCGGTGACCTCCACCGACGGGGGTCGGGCCGAGGCGGCGCGGACCCAGCTCGACGGCCTCACAGACCGCGAGCGCGAGGTCGCGGTCGCCATCGGCCGGGGCCGGTCGAACGCCGAGATCGCGGCAGAGCTCTACCTCGGCGTCCCGACGGTCAAGACGCACGTCTCACGGCTGCTCACCAAGCTCGGCGCCGACAACCGGGTGCAGATCGCCCTGATCGTGCACGACGCCGGGCTCACCTGA
- a CDS encoding sensor histidine kinase, giving the protein MLIRNPSPLPRTVWGEAWRLLLALAVGMVLFGFVLAEADAPGAPEVPEVVPFIELVLGVVALTIVPFRRRFPLPVAVATAACSGASSLAAGAALLALVSLSTHRRWRPVAVAAVVSVLGGVTYEALRPSIDGLWASILNTVIGGLLVALVIAIGYYIGARRALMTSLRDRADTAEREQASRVAEARANERAQIAREMHDVLAHRISLVAMHSGALAYRTDLSPEETTRTASVIRDNAHLALSELREVLGVLRDPSQVVDGTGLEPPQPTLVAVQSLVDEERSSGRDVQFSIDVAALETAPTALSRNAFRIVQECLTNARKHAPGVPVTLRISGGPGSGIDIRVSNSVPARAAGGHPLPASGMGLAGVTERAVLSGGELTFGTDRRGQFVVRARLPWRA; this is encoded by the coding sequence GTGCTGATCCGGAACCCGAGCCCACTCCCCCGCACCGTCTGGGGTGAGGCCTGGCGCCTGCTGCTCGCGCTGGCCGTGGGGATGGTGCTGTTCGGGTTCGTCTTGGCCGAGGCCGACGCCCCGGGCGCGCCAGAGGTGCCGGAGGTGGTGCCGTTCATCGAGCTCGTGCTGGGTGTGGTGGCCCTGACGATCGTGCCGTTCCGCCGGCGCTTCCCCCTGCCGGTCGCGGTGGCCACCGCCGCGTGCAGCGGAGCCTCGTCGTTGGCGGCCGGAGCAGCCCTGCTCGCCCTGGTCTCGCTGTCGACCCACCGTCGGTGGCGCCCGGTCGCGGTCGCTGCCGTCGTGTCCGTGCTCGGCGGGGTGACGTACGAAGCGCTGCGGCCGAGCATCGACGGCTTGTGGGCCAGCATCCTCAACACCGTCATCGGCGGCCTGCTCGTCGCCCTGGTCATCGCGATCGGCTACTACATCGGCGCCCGTAGGGCCCTCATGACCTCGTTGCGCGACCGGGCGGACACCGCCGAGCGCGAGCAGGCCAGTCGGGTCGCCGAGGCCAGGGCCAACGAACGGGCCCAGATCGCCCGCGAGATGCACGACGTGCTCGCGCACCGGATCTCGTTGGTGGCCATGCACTCCGGCGCCCTGGCGTACCGCACCGACCTCTCCCCCGAGGAGACGACGAGGACGGCCTCGGTCATCCGCGACAACGCCCACCTCGCCCTCTCCGAGCTGAGGGAGGTGCTCGGCGTCCTGCGCGACCCGAGCCAGGTGGTGGACGGCACCGGTCTCGAGCCGCCGCAGCCGACGCTCGTCGCCGTGCAGTCCCTCGTCGACGAGGAGCGTTCGTCGGGTCGGGACGTGCAGTTCTCGATCGATGTGGCGGCACTGGAGACGGCACCGACAGCGTTGTCCCGCAACGCCTTCCGCATCGTCCAGGAGTGCCTCACCAATGCGCGGAAGCACGCGCCAGGGGTGCCTGTCACCTTGAGGATCAGCGGTGGTCCGGGCTCCGGCATCGACATCAGGGTGTCCAACAGCGTGCCGGCTCGCGCCGCGGGAGGGCACCCGCTGCCTGCGTCGGGTATGGGGTTGGCCGGCGTCACCGAACGGGCAGTGCTCTCGGGCGGCGAGCTGACCTTCGGCACCGACCGGCGTGGCCAGTTCGTCGTGCGGGCTCGGCTACCGTGGCGCGCATGA
- a CDS encoding ATP-binding cassette domain-containing protein, which produces MITVNSLTRRYGAMVAVDDVTFDAKPGLVTGFLGPNGAGKSTTMRILCGLTPATSGTATVLGRPYAALPNPGRHVGVLLDASAQHAGRTGREVLALSSVVMGVDRRRVDEVLDVVGLTERESHRRVRNYSLGMRQRLGLAHALLGDPEVLVLDEPANGLDPAGIRWMRSLLRGFADDGGTVLLSSHLLNEIELVADEIVVIGNGRIVASGTKDELLRGAGTMVRSTDDAALEGALRAEGVESTRAAEGGLVVEAEPAVVGAAAARHSVVLIELRQADGRGLEDMFLELTASTAREGVAA; this is translated from the coding sequence ATGATCACCGTGAACAGCTTGACCAGACGCTATGGAGCGATGGTGGCCGTCGACGACGTCACCTTCGACGCCAAGCCGGGACTCGTCACCGGCTTCCTCGGGCCGAATGGTGCCGGGAAGTCCACCACGATGCGGATCCTGTGCGGGCTCACGCCCGCCACGTCAGGGACCGCGACCGTGCTGGGCCGACCGTATGCGGCCCTCCCGAACCCCGGGCGCCACGTCGGTGTCCTCCTCGACGCCAGCGCCCAGCACGCCGGACGGACCGGACGAGAGGTGCTCGCCCTCTCGTCCGTCGTCATGGGTGTCGACCGACGCCGCGTCGACGAGGTGCTCGACGTCGTCGGACTCACCGAGCGGGAGAGCCACCGCCGGGTGCGCAACTACTCCCTCGGGATGCGCCAGCGCCTCGGCCTCGCCCACGCCCTGCTCGGCGACCCCGAGGTGCTGGTCCTCGACGAGCCGGCCAACGGACTCGACCCGGCCGGCATCCGGTGGATGCGCTCGCTCCTGCGCGGGTTCGCCGACGACGGCGGGACGGTCCTGCTGTCCTCGCACCTGCTGAACGAGATCGAGCTGGTCGCCGACGAGATCGTCGTGATCGGCAACGGCCGGATCGTCGCCTCCGGCACCAAGGACGAGCTGCTCCGTGGTGCCGGCACGATGGTGCGTTCCACCGACGACGCAGCCCTGGAGGGGGCGCTGCGAGCGGAGGGAGTGGAGTCGACCCGCGCCGCCGAGGGCGGTCTGGTCGTCGAGGCCGAGCCCGCCGTCGTCGGCGCCGCTGCCGCCAGGCACTCGGTGGTGCTCATCGAGCTGAGGCAGGCGGACGGTCGCGGCCTGGAGGACATGTTCCTCGAGCTCACCGCCAGCACCGCCCGTGAGGGGGTGGCGGCATGA
- a CDS encoding ABC transporter permease, producing MSTVTQSAKPLHHRPPSLPRIDGPRPTEGIPFRRLGVVELRKQLDTRAGRWLLITIGLVVAAIVTIMLFVGGGAHGYEGYFGATALPLMLLVPIVGILAATAEWSQRTALTTFALEPRRRRVVLAKVAASLVAAAACLVVALVLAAIANLVAVEVRGADSPWSLSSGMLWGMALVLVLSLAQGVGFGLSLLNTPAAIVGYLVLPTAWSIVTGLVEQMRSVGEWLDIGAATEPLLEGAAMSARDWAQVGTSSLLWVVLPLAIGLWRVQRSEVK from the coding sequence ATGAGCACCGTGACGCAGAGCGCGAAGCCGCTCCACCACCGACCGCCGTCGCTGCCGCGCATCGACGGACCCCGCCCCACGGAGGGGATCCCCTTCCGGCGTCTTGGCGTCGTGGAGCTGCGCAAGCAGCTCGACACGCGGGCAGGCCGTTGGCTGCTCATCACCATCGGCCTGGTCGTCGCCGCGATCGTCACGATCATGCTGTTCGTCGGCGGGGGTGCCCACGGCTACGAGGGCTACTTCGGGGCCACTGCGCTGCCGCTGATGCTGCTGGTGCCGATCGTCGGCATCCTGGCCGCCACGGCGGAGTGGTCGCAGCGCACGGCGCTGACCACCTTCGCCCTGGAGCCCCGACGTCGGCGGGTGGTCCTCGCCAAGGTCGCCGCCTCACTGGTCGCCGCGGCCGCCTGCCTCGTCGTCGCGCTCGTCCTGGCCGCCATCGCCAACCTCGTCGCGGTCGAGGTGCGGGGTGCGGACAGCCCCTGGAGCCTGTCTTCCGGGATGTTGTGGGGGATGGCCCTCGTCCTCGTGCTGAGCCTGGCCCAGGGCGTCGGCTTCGGGCTCTCGTTGCTCAACACGCCGGCGGCGATCGTCGGCTACCTCGTCCTGCCGACGGCCTGGTCCATCGTCACGGGCCTCGTCGAGCAGATGCGTTCCGTGGGGGAGTGGCTCGACATCGGCGCGGCCACCGAGCCGCTGCTCGAGGGCGCCGCCATGTCGGCACGTGACTGGGCCCAGGTGGGGACCTCGAGCCTGCTGTGGGTGGTGCTCCCGCTGGCCATCGGCCTGTGGCGGGTGCAGCGGTCCGAGGTGAAATAG
- a CDS encoding TetR/AcrR family transcriptional regulator, with protein MSTTARVSASAAAGADRGAATPTAPDTGSDTAHRLLEAAAEAFADRGFHATTTRDIASRAGLSPAGVYVHFSSKEELLYQLSREGHEAARDMLVHASEAAGSPTEALRAIMSTFSRWHAEHFRVARIVQYEFGNLTGEHRDAVLRLRKQIDAVVRDVVTAGVASGEFTVEDVPDTTLALMSMAVDVARWYDPEIKRTPAAIGEAYADLGIRLVTAR; from the coding sequence ATGTCGACCACCGCGCGCGTCTCCGCCAGCGCCGCCGCCGGCGCCGACCGTGGCGCCGCGACCCCGACCGCCCCGGATACCGGGTCCGACACCGCCCACCGCCTGCTCGAGGCCGCGGCCGAGGCGTTCGCGGACCGCGGTTTCCACGCGACGACCACCCGAGACATCGCCTCCCGCGCGGGCCTGTCCCCCGCCGGCGTCTACGTGCACTTCTCCTCAAAGGAGGAGCTGCTCTACCAGCTCAGCCGCGAGGGCCACGAGGCCGCCCGCGACATGCTGGTGCACGCCTCCGAGGCTGCCGGCTCACCCACCGAGGCGTTGCGCGCCATCATGAGCACCTTCTCGCGCTGGCACGCCGAGCACTTCCGGGTCGCCCGGATCGTGCAGTACGAGTTCGGCAACCTCACCGGGGAGCACCGCGACGCGGTCCTGCGGCTGCGCAAGCAGATCGACGCCGTCGTCCGTGACGTCGTCACCGCCGGCGTGGCCTCGGGGGAGTTCACCGTCGAGGACGTCCCCGACACCACGTTGGCGCTCATGTCCATGGCCGTCGACGTCGCCCGCTGGTACGACCCCGAGATCAAGCGCACGCCCGCCGCGATCGGCGAGGCCTACGCCGACCTCGGCATCCGTCTCGTCACCGCCCGCTGA